A region of Solea solea chromosome 7, fSolSol10.1, whole genome shotgun sequence DNA encodes the following proteins:
- the foxn1 gene encoding forkhead box protein N1 isoform X2: protein MSDSSTGGKSQTSSLQAKLHTCEPCGSCQQMAESPDTFSLRTAAVNRRHSADDAVGSRSGSLPGRGTVDPERFHPYHRQFRDGAADCLQQCSSSSSSSSFSCMQEGFSPDTSLQSSSSEAPHSWDQYNGSIQTSYPEPPAVLVEPTCFLSQSYPSYSSSSSLNQVSSRLYSNNDRSKTPKYTLSNLSTHSHQDTTTEPLFPKPIYSYSILIFMALKSSKTGSLPVSEIYSFMTEHFPYFKTAPDGWKNSVRHNLSLNKCFEKVENKNGNSSRKGCLWALNPAKVGKMQEELHKWRRKDPIMVRRSMARPEDLETLVGERPDKLRSLPPYTGSSLLSRVTSCYGTSLSPCSPAPLRASCQTVHHSEFTHMLPQTPCYLPPTIAHPSNSFSLCSPCGHLLAPGVPSAPGGLNSSTAGKMPQVYTSALQTKCRVGIRSMQDLLLEGDAIYDIDTFNPSLTDLQLQGNIWEELREDSLVSDPHLSSPSALQDPHMQTGCLPPVSHTSEDTTVGQCKEQDDDDKDACWGQNVEQHGCLNGLHPVVYSGMDNFPGYLTSCSTSISLI, encoded by the exons ATGTCAGACTCCTCGACAGGCGGCAAGTCTCAAACATCCTCCCTTCAGGCCAAACTACACACCTGTGAACCCTGTGGGTCCTGCCAGCAGATGGCAGAATCCCCG GACACCTTCAGCCTGAGGACTGCAGCTGTGAACAGGAGACACAGCGCCGATGATGCTGTCGGTTCCAGGTCCGGATCATTACCGGGACGAGGCACCGTTGACCCAGAACGCTTCCACCCGTACCACCGACAGTTCAGAGATGGAGCTGCAGATTGCCTACAGcagtgctcctcctcctcctcctcctcctccttcagctgTATGCAGGAAGGCTTCAGTCCAGACACAAGTTTACAAAGCTCCAGCAGTGAGGCACCACACTCCTGGGACCAATACAACGGCAGCATACAG ACTTCATACCCAGAGCCACCGGCTGTGCTGGTGGAGCCAACCTGCTTCCTATCTCAAAGTTATCCATCGTACAGCTCATCAAGCTCTCTAAATCAG gtCTCGTCCAGACTCTACTCTAATAATGACCGATCCAAAACCCCAAAGTACACTCTCTCAAACCTCTCAACGCACTCTCACCAGGACACCACCACAGAACCTCTCTTCCCAAAACCCATTTACTCATACAG TATCTTGATCTTCATGGCTCTGAAGAgcagtaaaacaggaagtctgcctGTCAGTGAGATCTACAGCTTCATGACTGAGCACTTCCCATATTTTAAG ACAGCCCCGGACGGGTGGAAGAACTCCGTGCGGCACAACCTCTCCCTGAACAAGTGCTTCGAGAAGGTGGAGAACAAAAATGGGAACTCATCTCGAAAAGGCTGCCTGTGGGCGCTCAACCCAGCCAAGGTGGGGaagatgcaggaggagctgCACAAGTGGCGCCGGAAAGACCCCATCATGGTGCGCAGGAGCATGGCGAGGCCAG aagACCTTGAGACTCTTGTGGGAGAGAGACCAGACAAGCTCAGGTCTTTGCCACCTTACACCGGCTCATCCCTCTTATCCAGAGTGACCTCATGTTACGGCACCTCCTTGTCGCCCTGCAGCCCAGCGCCGCTTCGAGCGTCATGCCAAACCGTTCACCATTCAGAGTTCACCCATATGCTGCCTCAGACACCCTGCTACCTCCCCCCCACCATAGCTCACCCCAGCAACTCATTTTCCCTGTGCTCACCCTGTGGACATCTGCTGGCACCTGGTGTCCCGTCGGCTCCAGGAGGCCTAAACTCGTCCACCGCTGGGAAGATGCCACAAGTTTATACCTCTGCTCTGCAGACTAAGTGCAGAGTTGGGATCAGGAGCATGCAGGACCTGCTGTTAGAGGGAGATGCCATTTATGACATTGACACGTTCAACCCCAGTCTGACTGACCTGCAGCTGCAAG GTAACATATGGGAGGAGTTGAGGGAGGACAGCCTTGTGTCTGACCCTCACCTGTCCAGCCCCTCTGCCCTGCAGGACCCTCACATGCAGACCGGCTGCCTGCCGCCGGTCAGTCATACGTCAGAGGACACCACTGTCGGCCAATGTAAAGAACAGGATGACGACGACAAAGACGCGTGCTGGGGACAAAATGTAGAGCAGCACGGCTGTTTGAACGGACTGCATCCTGTCGTGTACTCAGGGATGGACAACTTCCCCGGGTATCTGACCTCCTGTAGCACATCCATCTCCTTAATCTAA
- the foxn1 gene encoding forkhead box protein N1 isoform X1 → MSDSSTGGKSQTSSLQAKLHTCEPCGSCQQMAESPQDTFSLRTAAVNRRHSADDAVGSRSGSLPGRGTVDPERFHPYHRQFRDGAADCLQQCSSSSSSSSFSCMQEGFSPDTSLQSSSSEAPHSWDQYNGSIQTSYPEPPAVLVEPTCFLSQSYPSYSSSSSLNQVSSRLYSNNDRSKTPKYTLSNLSTHSHQDTTTEPLFPKPIYSYSILIFMALKSSKTGSLPVSEIYSFMTEHFPYFKTAPDGWKNSVRHNLSLNKCFEKVENKNGNSSRKGCLWALNPAKVGKMQEELHKWRRKDPIMVRRSMARPEDLETLVGERPDKLRSLPPYTGSSLLSRVTSCYGTSLSPCSPAPLRASCQTVHHSEFTHMLPQTPCYLPPTIAHPSNSFSLCSPCGHLLAPGVPSAPGGLNSSTAGKMPQVYTSALQTKCRVGIRSMQDLLLEGDAIYDIDTFNPSLTDLQLQGNIWEELREDSLVSDPHLSSPSALQDPHMQTGCLPPVSHTSEDTTVGQCKEQDDDDKDACWGQNVEQHGCLNGLHPVVYSGMDNFPGYLTSCSTSISLI, encoded by the exons ATGTCAGACTCCTCGACAGGCGGCAAGTCTCAAACATCCTCCCTTCAGGCCAAACTACACACCTGTGAACCCTGTGGGTCCTGCCAGCAGATGGCAGAATCCCCG CAGGACACCTTCAGCCTGAGGACTGCAGCTGTGAACAGGAGACACAGCGCCGATGATGCTGTCGGTTCCAGGTCCGGATCATTACCGGGACGAGGCACCGTTGACCCAGAACGCTTCCACCCGTACCACCGACAGTTCAGAGATGGAGCTGCAGATTGCCTACAGcagtgctcctcctcctcctcctcctcctccttcagctgTATGCAGGAAGGCTTCAGTCCAGACACAAGTTTACAAAGCTCCAGCAGTGAGGCACCACACTCCTGGGACCAATACAACGGCAGCATACAG ACTTCATACCCAGAGCCACCGGCTGTGCTGGTGGAGCCAACCTGCTTCCTATCTCAAAGTTATCCATCGTACAGCTCATCAAGCTCTCTAAATCAG gtCTCGTCCAGACTCTACTCTAATAATGACCGATCCAAAACCCCAAAGTACACTCTCTCAAACCTCTCAACGCACTCTCACCAGGACACCACCACAGAACCTCTCTTCCCAAAACCCATTTACTCATACAG TATCTTGATCTTCATGGCTCTGAAGAgcagtaaaacaggaagtctgcctGTCAGTGAGATCTACAGCTTCATGACTGAGCACTTCCCATATTTTAAG ACAGCCCCGGACGGGTGGAAGAACTCCGTGCGGCACAACCTCTCCCTGAACAAGTGCTTCGAGAAGGTGGAGAACAAAAATGGGAACTCATCTCGAAAAGGCTGCCTGTGGGCGCTCAACCCAGCCAAGGTGGGGaagatgcaggaggagctgCACAAGTGGCGCCGGAAAGACCCCATCATGGTGCGCAGGAGCATGGCGAGGCCAG aagACCTTGAGACTCTTGTGGGAGAGAGACCAGACAAGCTCAGGTCTTTGCCACCTTACACCGGCTCATCCCTCTTATCCAGAGTGACCTCATGTTACGGCACCTCCTTGTCGCCCTGCAGCCCAGCGCCGCTTCGAGCGTCATGCCAAACCGTTCACCATTCAGAGTTCACCCATATGCTGCCTCAGACACCCTGCTACCTCCCCCCCACCATAGCTCACCCCAGCAACTCATTTTCCCTGTGCTCACCCTGTGGACATCTGCTGGCACCTGGTGTCCCGTCGGCTCCAGGAGGCCTAAACTCGTCCACCGCTGGGAAGATGCCACAAGTTTATACCTCTGCTCTGCAGACTAAGTGCAGAGTTGGGATCAGGAGCATGCAGGACCTGCTGTTAGAGGGAGATGCCATTTATGACATTGACACGTTCAACCCCAGTCTGACTGACCTGCAGCTGCAAG GTAACATATGGGAGGAGTTGAGGGAGGACAGCCTTGTGTCTGACCCTCACCTGTCCAGCCCCTCTGCCCTGCAGGACCCTCACATGCAGACCGGCTGCCTGCCGCCGGTCAGTCATACGTCAGAGGACACCACTGTCGGCCAATGTAAAGAACAGGATGACGACGACAAAGACGCGTGCTGGGGACAAAATGTAGAGCAGCACGGCTGTTTGAACGGACTGCATCCTGTCGTGTACTCAGGGATGGACAACTTCCCCGGGTATCTGACCTCCTGTAGCACATCCATCTCCTTAATCTAA
- the crybb1l3 gene encoding crystallin, beta B1, like 3, translated as MSHSGAQGSIGSHSAMGMRNFKIYFYEFENFQGRRMDLFGECRNLCEKGFERIGSIRVECGPWVGYEQQNMTGEMFILEKGEYPRWDTWSNSYRCDRFMSVRPIRMDPQDHKICLYESTNFEGRKMEVCDEDIPSLWSYGFQDRVASIQVTGGTWVGYQYPGYRGYQYVFECGPYKQWNEWGAHNPQIQSIRRVRDMQTHRRGCFEMTA; from the exons ATGTCTCACTCAGGTGCTCAGGGCAGCATTGGCAGCCATTCTGCCATGGGGATGCGCAATTTCAAG aTATACTTCTATGAATTTGAGAACTTCCAGGGCCGTAGGATGGACCTGTTTGGTGAGTGCCGCAACCTTTGCGAAAAGGGCTTCGAAAGAATTGGCTCCATCAGGGTGGAGTGTGGACC TTGGGTGGGTTATGAGCAGCAGAACATGACTGGTGAGATGTTCATTCTGGAGAAGGGAGAGTACCCACGCTGGGACACCTGGTCCAACAGCTACAGGTGTGACCGCTTCATGTCCGTCAGGCCCATCCGCATG GACCCACAGGACCACAAGATCTGCCTGTATGAAAGTACAAACTTTGAGGGTCGGAAGATGGAAGTGTGCGACGAGGATATTCCAAGCCTGTGGTCTTATGGTTTCCAGGACCGTGTTGCCAGCATTCAGGTCACCGGTGGAAC CTGGGTGGGTTACCAGTACCCTGGCTACCGTGGCTACCAGTATGTGTTTGAATGTGGCCCTTACAAACAGTGGAACGAGTGGGGGGCCCACAATCCCCAGATCCAGTCCATCCGCAGGGTGAGAGACATGCAGACACATCGCAGGGGCTGCTTTGAGATGACCGCATAG
- the unc119a gene encoding protein unc-119 homolog A isoform X1, with product MKVQQGCNSSDMGIPVRTEEELRRNTVITPEDVLGLQKITKDYLCSPEENVHMIDFTRFKIRDMETGTVLFEITKPPTPAGGKKNCDPNAGRFVRYQFTPAFLQLRQVGATVEFTVGNTPINNFRMIERHYFRDQLLKSFDFEFGFCMPSSKNTCEHIYEFPALSEDIMREMILHPYETQSDSFYFVDNKLVMHNKADYSYSGGP from the exons ATGAAAGTGCAGCAGGGCTGCAACTCATCAGACATGGGGATCCCGGTCAGAACCGAAGAAGAGCTGCGCAGAAATACCGTAATAACGCCCGAGGATGTGTTGGGGCTGCAGAAGATCACCAAGG ATtatctttgttctccagaggaAAACGTACACATGATCGACTTCACCAGGTTTAAGATCCGTGACATGGAGACAGGGACAGTCCTGTTTGAGATCACTAAGCCTCCAACACCAG caGGCGGTAAAAAGAATTGTGACCCTAACGCCGGCCGCTTCGTCCGATACCAGTTCACCCCAGCCTTCCTGCAGTTGCGGCAGGTCGGCGCCAC GGTGGAGTTCACAGTGGGCAACACCCCCATCAACAACTTCCGCATGATTGAGAGACACTACTTCCGCGACCAGTTGCTCAAGAGCTTTGATTTTGAGTTTGGCTTCTGTATGCCCAGCAGCAAGAACACATGCGAGCACATCTACGAGTTCCCCGCACTGTCAGAAGACATCA tgCGCGAGATGATCCTGCATCCGTACGAGACGCAGTCTGACAGCTTCTACTTTGTGGACAACAAGTTGGTGATGCACAACAAGGCAGATTACTCCTACAGTGGAGGGCCATAG
- the LOC131462378 gene encoding solute carrier family 13 member 2-like, translated as MAGFFRSLWRYRDYIVIVLTPILLLPLPLVIPTSEAKCGYVIILMALYWCTECIPLAVTALLPVILYPMMGIMEASEVCIQYLKDSNMLFIGGLLVAIAVEHWNLHKRIALKVLLIVGVKPSLLMIGFMSTTAFLSMWISNTASTAMMLPIANAVLQQLSDTEARSEEREMIEGVDNHGIEINEYVEINDKVKGNTDEDYTKDLKEFKENNVTSSPGSDPAEVRDRSPEHEQRRLKREERYLKLSKGMSLCVCYAASIGGTATLTGTTPNVILMGQMNELFPGNGGIINFASWFGFAFPNMLLMLILSWLWLQIIFLGFNMKKSFGCGTNNASDREAYQVIKDEYKSLGPMSFAEGCVLFNFTLLVLLWFTREPGFIPGWATVLFNQEKTYVTDGTVAIFMSTLFFCIPSKIPTCSGRSRDDAPAEAPTALLTWDVVHEKFPWNILLLLGGGFALAHGSEKSGLSSWMGEMLVPLESIPPFAISIVLCLLVAMFTECSSNTATTTLFLPILASMSTAIQIHPLYVMFPCTISASLAFMLPVATPPNAIAFSYGNLKVIDMAKTGFILNFVGVITVNIAINTWGVAMFDLNTVPSWINGTATP; from the exons GAAGCAAAATGTGGCTATGTGATAATCCTCATGGCACTGTACTGGTGCACAGAGTGTATCCCCCTGGCTGTGACCGCCCTCCTGCCCGTCATCCTCTACCCCATGATGGGCATCATGGAAGCAAGCGAG GTTTGTATCCAGTACCTGAAAGACTCCAACATGCTCTTCATCGGTGGCCTGCTGGTGGCTATAGCTGTTGAGCACTGGAACCTACACAAGAGAATCGCCCTAAAAGTCCTGCTCATTGTTGGGGTGAAGCCATCGCT GCTGATGATTGGCTTCATGAGCACCACAGCCTTTCTGTCCATGTGGATCAGTAACACGGCGTCTACAGCCATGATGCTGCCCATCGCCAACGCCGTGCTGCAGCAGCTGTCTGACACGGAAGCCAGATCGGAAGAGAGGGAAATGATCGAGGGTGTGGACAACCATGGCATTGAAATTAACGAATACGTAGAAATTAACGACAAAGTAAAAGGAAACACCG ATGAGGATTACACCAAAGACTTAAAGGAGTTCAAAGAGAATAATGTCACTTCAA GTCCCGGCTCTGACCCTGCAGAGGTCCGTGACAGGAGTCCAGAGCATGAGCAGCGACGACTCAAGAGGGAGGAGCGATATCTGAAGCTGTCGAAAGGcatgagcctgtgtgtgtgttatgccGCCAGCATCGGCGGGACGGCCACCCTCACCGGAACCACGCCCAATGTCATCCTCATGGGCCAGATGAATGA ACTCTTTCCAGGAAATGGAGGAATAATCAATTTTGCAAGTTGGTTCGGTTTCGCCTTCCCCAACATGTTGCTAATGCTCATTCTGTCTTGGCTGTGGCTGCAGATCATCTTTTTGGGTTTCAA CATGAAAAAGTCGTTTGGATGTGGCACAAACAATGCCAGTGACAGGGAAGCTTATCAGGTGATCAAGGACGAGTACAAGAGTTTGGGCCCGATGAGCTTCGCCGAGGGCTGCGTGCTGTTTAACTTTACGTTGCTTGTGCTTCTGTGGTTCACAAGGGAGCCTGGGTTCATTCCAGGCTGGGCAACTGTGCTCTTCAACCAAGAAAAGAC GTATGTTACAGATGGAACTGTGGCCATATTTATGTCAACTCTGTTCTTCTGCATCCCATCGAAAATACCCACATGCTCGGGGAGGTCCCGGGACG ATGCACCCGCCGAAGCTCCTACAGCTCTGCTTACGTGGGATGTcgtccatgaaaagtttcctTGGAACATCCTCTTACTTCTGGGCGGAGGTTTTGCATTGGCCCACGGAAGTGAG AAATCTGGACTTTCTAGTTGGATGGGGGAAATGCTGGTGCCACTGGAGAGCATCCCTCCTTTTGCCATCTCCATCGTGCTTTGTCTGCTGGTGGCCATGTTCACCGAATGTTCCAGTAACACCGCCACCACCACACTCTTTCTGCCCATACTGGCCTCCATG tcgACTGCCATTCAGATCCACCCGCTGTACGTCATGTTTCCCTGCACCATCTCTGCCTCGCTGGCCTTTATGCTGCCCGTGGCCACTCCACCTAATGCCATTGCCTTCTCTTATGGCAACCTGAAAGTTATTGACATG GCCAAGACTGGATTCATTCTGAACTTTGTTGGAGTCATAACCGTCAACATTGCCATTAACACATGGGGTGTGGCGATGTTCGATCTCAACACCGTTCCCTCTTGGATTAATGGCACTGCAACTCCCTGA
- the unc119a gene encoding protein unc-119 homolog A isoform X2 — protein sequence MKVQQGCNSSDMGIPVRTEEELRRNTVITPEDVLGLQKITKDYLCSPEENVHMIDFTRFKIRDMETGTVLFEITKPPTPGGKKNCDPNAGRFVRYQFTPAFLQLRQVGATVEFTVGNTPINNFRMIERHYFRDQLLKSFDFEFGFCMPSSKNTCEHIYEFPALSEDIMREMILHPYETQSDSFYFVDNKLVMHNKADYSYSGGP from the exons ATGAAAGTGCAGCAGGGCTGCAACTCATCAGACATGGGGATCCCGGTCAGAACCGAAGAAGAGCTGCGCAGAAATACCGTAATAACGCCCGAGGATGTGTTGGGGCTGCAGAAGATCACCAAGG ATtatctttgttctccagaggaAAACGTACACATGATCGACTTCACCAGGTTTAAGATCCGTGACATGGAGACAGGGACAGTCCTGTTTGAGATCACTAAGCCTCCAACACCAG GCGGTAAAAAGAATTGTGACCCTAACGCCGGCCGCTTCGTCCGATACCAGTTCACCCCAGCCTTCCTGCAGTTGCGGCAGGTCGGCGCCAC GGTGGAGTTCACAGTGGGCAACACCCCCATCAACAACTTCCGCATGATTGAGAGACACTACTTCCGCGACCAGTTGCTCAAGAGCTTTGATTTTGAGTTTGGCTTCTGTATGCCCAGCAGCAAGAACACATGCGAGCACATCTACGAGTTCCCCGCACTGTCAGAAGACATCA tgCGCGAGATGATCCTGCATCCGTACGAGACGCAGTCTGACAGCTTCTACTTTGTGGACAACAAGTTGGTGATGCACAACAAGGCAGATTACTCCTACAGTGGAGGGCCATAG